DNA from Mycobacterium sp. SMC-8:
CCTGTTCAGCGGTCCGCAACCGTGGACCACCGACGTCTCCGGAGCAGAAATATCCGACCGCAGCGACGCGATCGTGCAGGCGCTGAGCAGCATGGGCGGCTGGGGCGGCGACAACGCTCTCCAGATCGATTTCTCCATCCCTGTCTTTTTCGCCGACGGCGACACGCCGCGCCGCCAGGTGGTCGGCACCGACGACTACTGCTGGGGCGGTGCGGCATGCGACAGCGTTCCCGCCGAGATGCCGGTTCCGCTGGACGCCAACATCGAAGGGTCACCGGATCTCACGTGTGACGCGTCAGGCGACAGCGCGGGGCAGGGTGACTGTCATCTGCTCGTCGCCGACCGCGACGGCCGGAGACTCTACGAGACCTATCAAGCCACTGCAGAAGGTGAAACCATCACGGCGCAAGGTTTTTTCGTATGGGATCTCGACAAGAAGTACCCGCCGACCCTACGCGGCGACCAGTGCACGAGCGCTGACGCCGCCGGCTTCCCGATCGCCGCTCTCACCCCGACCGCCGACGAAGTTGCCTCTGGCGCAGTCGATCATGCGCTTCGGTTCATACTCCCGAACGACAGAATCAAGGAATCCGTCTACGTCCGACCAGCCACCCATGCCGGTGGTCCGACAAGTGCCGATCCAGACGCACCTCCCTACGGCGTGCGGTTTCGGTTGAAGTCCGGCTTCGACGAATCGGACTACTCGGAAGGGGAGAAGGTGATCCTGCGGGCACTCAAGACGTTCGGCATGCTGCTCTCCGACGGGGGAGAGATCCCGCTGACCTTCGCCGACGATCGAACCAGCGCCGCGAAGTGGGCCGACCTCGGGATCGACGCGCACTCGTTCGACGCGATCGGCGTCGACCAGTTCGACGTCGTCGGATTGGGCGACGAAATCCCGCTCACCTACGACTGCGTGCGCAATTCGTGACAACTGCTGATCAAGGGGGTTCGGATGAAAGATCTCACGACGACTTCTCGCCTCGTGTCGGCTGTCCTGTGTTTGACCATGGCGGGGTGCGGTTCGCAGAGCGGCCCCAGCGGCGGTGACGCCAATGCCGGCGACACGTCGAGAACCGTCGCCGCCGACGCTGGACACGCATCTGCGATCGACGCGTGTTCGCTGATTGCGGCAGAGGATATCTCGGCGTTGCTCGGCGTGACCGTGGAAGGTAGGTCGACCTCGAACAACCCCGAGGTACCTGCATGCGTGTGGGAGAACCCGGAGAATTACGAGTCGATTTCGCTGGAGATCGGCAACCCCGGTACGGCGATCAACGGCACATTACCCCCACCAGAGCCCGGAATGCCCGACGTCGGCCGGCCGGGTCCGGACGGGATGCGGTTCCTGGGCTACGGCCAGGTGGAGTTTCCTGCGGCCGGGCGGAACAACAGTGTGCAGGTCGCGGTGCTCAGCATGTCGGCTGACCAGGCCGACAACGCGGCCGTCGAACTCGCGCGCAAGGTCGGACCGCAGCTTCCTGAATAGCGCGTGACACCGCGCGGGCCGGGGTCACTGTGACAGATCCAGGTCGGTGGCGGTGGTGACGCGCTGGGCCGGTATGCCGGCCCGGTCGCATGTCTGTGCGACGGCGCTCGCCGATCCTGCCGTGAAGACACCGAACAGAACTTCGTCGCCGGGCACGGCAACCATGGACAGTAGATGCACGGGCGGTCCCAACGCGGATACCGACGCCGCGCACTCGTTGAGTCGGGCC
Protein-coding regions in this window:
- a CDS encoding DUF3558 domain-containing protein, producing MKDLTTTSRLVSAVLCLTMAGCGSQSGPSGGDANAGDTSRTVAADAGHASAIDACSLIAAEDISALLGVTVEGRSTSNNPEVPACVWENPENYESISLEIGNPGTAINGTLPPPEPGMPDVGRPGPDGMRFLGYGQVEFPAAGRNNSVQVAVLSMSADQADNAAVELARKVGPQLPE